One part of the Lycium ferocissimum isolate CSIRO_LF1 chromosome 8, AGI_CSIRO_Lferr_CH_V1, whole genome shotgun sequence genome encodes these proteins:
- the LOC132068336 gene encoding proline transporter 2-like has translation MIPEIQATVGEPVVKNMIKALNFQFTLGIVPMHAVTYIGYWAYGFNASSYLLNNVSGPIWLKGTANIAAFLQAIIALHIFASPTHEFLDTKCGIKGSALACKNLGFRIIVRGGYIAITAFLSALLPFLGDFMSLTGAISTFPLTFILPNHMYIVANRKKLSLLQKSWHWLNIFFFSCISVAALVAALKLMDVDSKTNHVFADL, from the exons ATGATTCCCGAGATACAG GCTACCGTGGGAGAACCTGTTGTCAAGAACATGATAAAAGCCCTCAACTTTCAGTTTACTTTAGGCATTGTTCCGATGCATGCTGTTACTTACATTGGATATTGGGCTTATGGATTCAATGCATCTTCCTATTTGCTGAACAACGTTAGTGGTCCAATTTGGTTGAAGGGAACGGCTAATATTGCAGCTTTCTTGCAAGCTATCATCGCGTTGCAT ATTTTTGCAAGTCCAACGCACGAGTTCTTGGATACTAAGTGCGGAATTAAAGGGAGTGCACTGGCTTGTAAAAACTTGGGATTCAGAATTATTGTTAGAGGTGGTTATATAGCCATTACAGCTTTCCTCTCTGCTCTGTTGCCTTTTCTGGGAGACTTCATGAGCCTTACTGGAGCTATCAGTACATTTCCACTCACATTTATACTTCCAAATCACATGTACATTGTTGCTAATAGAAAGAAGTTGTCGTTATTACAGAAGAGCTGGCATTGGctcaatatttttttctttagttgCATATCAGTTGCTGCATTAGTAGCTGCCTTGAAGCTTATGGATGTAGACTCTAAAACCAACCATGTCTTTGCtgatttataa
- the LOC132068338 gene encoding proline transporter 2-like isoform X2: MVPLGWTGGVIGLVLSTLISLYASVLIAKIHEYGGKRHIRYRDLAGFMYGRAAYVIVWASQYANLFLINIGFIILGGQALKAFCLLFKDDDRMKLAYFIAIAGFACVLFAIAVPTLSSLRIWLAVSSVFSLVYLTIAFALALRDGINAPPRDYSIPGSKINRLFTTVGAAANLVFVFNTGMIPEIQATIRAPVVDNMLKALYFQFSLGSVPVHVITYVGYWAYGSSSSSYLLNNASGPVWVKALANITAFLQAIIALHIFASPAYEFLDTKYGIKGSAVAVRNLAFRTLVRGGYLALATFLSALLPFLGDFMSLTGAISSIPLTFILPNHMYIIAMKKKLSSLQKSWHMINVVFFSFMAAAALVAAFRLIAVDSKNYVFADL, encoded by the exons ATGGTTCCTCTTGGCTGGACTGGTGGTGTCATTGGTCTTGTTTTATCAACTCTCATATCATTATATGCAAGTGTTCTTATTGCCAAGATTCATGAATATGGTGGAAAGAGGCATATTAGATACAGAGATCTTGCAGGATTTATGTATG GTCGGGCAGCTTATGTAATTGTGTGGGCATCGCAGTATGCAAATCTTTTCTTGATAAATATCGGATTCATCATTTTGGGTGGACAGGCCTTAAAG GCTTTCTGTCTTCTCTTTAAGGACGACGATCGGATGAAGCTAGCATACTTCATCGCGATTGCTGGATTTGCCTGCGTCTTATTTGCCATTGCTGTGCCCACCTTGTCATCACTAAGGATTTGGCTGGCTGTTTCATCGGTTTTCAGTCTAGTGTATCTCACTATAGCCTTTGCGTTAGCTCTTAGAGATG GTATTAATGCTCCTCCTAGGGACTATAGCATTCCAGGATCCAAAATAAACAGACTTTTTACAACTGTTGGTGCAGCTGCAAACCTTGTTTTTGTATTCAACACAGGAATGATTCCAGAGATCCAG GCTACTATAAGAGCACCCGTTGTCGACAACATGTTGAAAGCCTTGTATTTTCAGTTTAGTTTAGGATCTGTGCCTGTTCATGTTATTACTTATGTCGGGTACTGGGCATACGGATCCAGTTCATCATCCTATTTGCTCAACAATGCCAGTGGTCCAGTTTGGGTTAAGGCACTCGCCAACATTACCGCATTCTTGCAAGCCATCATAGCTCTACAT ATATTTGCGAGTCCAGCATATGAATTCTTggatacaaaatacgggattaAAGGAAGTGCAGTTGCTGTTCGGAACCTGGCATTCAGAACTCTAGTCAGAGGTGGTTATCTCGCGCTTGCTACATTCCTATCTGCATTGTTACCTTTCTTGGGAGATTTCATGAGCCTCACTGGTGCTATCAGCTCGATTCCACTCACGTTTATTCTTCCGaaccatatgtatataattgCCATGAAAAAGAAATTGTCTTCATTACAAAAGAGTTGGCATATGATCAATGTAGTCTTCTTTAGTTTCATGGCTGCTGCTGCATTAGTAGCTGCTTTCAGGCTTATAGCAGTGGACTCGAAAAATTACGTCTTTGCTGATTTATAG
- the LOC132068338 gene encoding proline transporter 2-like isoform X1, giving the protein MGEDEQREDVALISSPSNSQKVDHHVVALGVEVPETLHEVGTDSWFQVGVVLSTGINSAYALGYAGTIMVPLGWTGGVIGLVLSTLISLYASVLIAKIHEYGGKRHIRYRDLAGFMYGRAAYVIVWASQYANLFLINIGFIILGGQALKAFCLLFKDDDRMKLAYFIAIAGFACVLFAIAVPTLSSLRIWLAVSSVFSLVYLTIAFALALRDGINAPPRDYSIPGSKINRLFTTVGAAANLVFVFNTGMIPEIQATIRAPVVDNMLKALYFQFSLGSVPVHVITYVGYWAYGSSSSSYLLNNASGPVWVKALANITAFLQAIIALHIFASPAYEFLDTKYGIKGSAVAVRNLAFRTLVRGGYLALATFLSALLPFLGDFMSLTGAISSIPLTFILPNHMYIIAMKKKLSSLQKSWHMINVVFFSFMAAAALVAAFRLIAVDSKNYVFADL; this is encoded by the exons atgggAGAAGATGAACAAAGGGAGGATGTGGCTCTAATTTCAAGTCCCTCAAATTCACAGAAAGTTGATCATCATGTGGTGGCTTTAGGTGTCGAAGTTCCTGAAACACTTCATGAAGTTGGAACAG ATTCATGGTTTCAGGTGGGAGTTGTTCTGAGCACTGGTATCAACAGTGCCTATGCTCTAGGATATGCTGGCACTATTATGGTTCCTCTTGGCTGGACTGGTGGTGTCATTGGTCTTGTTTTATCAACTCTCATATCATTATATGCAAGTGTTCTTATTGCCAAGATTCATGAATATGGTGGAAAGAGGCATATTAGATACAGAGATCTTGCAGGATTTATGTATG GTCGGGCAGCTTATGTAATTGTGTGGGCATCGCAGTATGCAAATCTTTTCTTGATAAATATCGGATTCATCATTTTGGGTGGACAGGCCTTAAAG GCTTTCTGTCTTCTCTTTAAGGACGACGATCGGATGAAGCTAGCATACTTCATCGCGATTGCTGGATTTGCCTGCGTCTTATTTGCCATTGCTGTGCCCACCTTGTCATCACTAAGGATTTGGCTGGCTGTTTCATCGGTTTTCAGTCTAGTGTATCTCACTATAGCCTTTGCGTTAGCTCTTAGAGATG GTATTAATGCTCCTCCTAGGGACTATAGCATTCCAGGATCCAAAATAAACAGACTTTTTACAACTGTTGGTGCAGCTGCAAACCTTGTTTTTGTATTCAACACAGGAATGATTCCAGAGATCCAG GCTACTATAAGAGCACCCGTTGTCGACAACATGTTGAAAGCCTTGTATTTTCAGTTTAGTTTAGGATCTGTGCCTGTTCATGTTATTACTTATGTCGGGTACTGGGCATACGGATCCAGTTCATCATCCTATTTGCTCAACAATGCCAGTGGTCCAGTTTGGGTTAAGGCACTCGCCAACATTACCGCATTCTTGCAAGCCATCATAGCTCTACAT ATATTTGCGAGTCCAGCATATGAATTCTTggatacaaaatacgggattaAAGGAAGTGCAGTTGCTGTTCGGAACCTGGCATTCAGAACTCTAGTCAGAGGTGGTTATCTCGCGCTTGCTACATTCCTATCTGCATTGTTACCTTTCTTGGGAGATTTCATGAGCCTCACTGGTGCTATCAGCTCGATTCCACTCACGTTTATTCTTCCGaaccatatgtatataattgCCATGAAAAAGAAATTGTCTTCATTACAAAAGAGTTGGCATATGATCAATGTAGTCTTCTTTAGTTTCATGGCTGCTGCTGCATTAGTAGCTGCTTTCAGGCTTATAGCAGTGGACTCGAAAAATTACGTCTTTGCTGATTTATAG